A stretch of Roseibium porphyridii DNA encodes these proteins:
- a CDS encoding single-stranded DNA-binding protein: MAGSVNKVILVGNLGADPEIRRTQDGRPIANLRIATSESWRDRNSGERREKTEWHRVVIFNEGLCKVAEQYLRKGSKIYLEGQLQTRKWQDQSGQDRYSTEVVLQGFNSNLTMLDGRGEGGGQPGGLPDYGNDQGGGFGGGSGSGGGYGGGQSGGGFGGPSSGGGGAGPMDDEIPF; this comes from the coding sequence ATGGCGGGCAGCGTCAATAAGGTAATTTTGGTTGGAAATCTGGGGGCAGACCCGGAAATCCGTCGGACTCAGGACGGTCGGCCGATTGCCAATCTGCGGATCGCGACGTCGGAATCCTGGAGAGACCGCAACAGCGGTGAGCGTCGGGAAAAAACCGAATGGCACCGGGTTGTCATCTTCAACGAAGGTCTGTGCAAGGTGGCTGAGCAATATCTGCGCAAAGGATCCAAGATCTATCTTGAAGGTCAATTGCAGACCCGCAAGTGGCAGGATCAGTCAGGTCAGGACCGCTATTCGACCGAAGTTGTGCTGCAAGGTTTCAACTCCAACCTGACTATGCTCGACGGGCGCGGTGAGGGCGGTGGCCAACCAGGTGGATTGCCAGACTACGGAAACGACCAGGGCGGCGGTTTCGGCGGAGGCTCCGGTAGTGGCGGAGGCTATGGCGGTGGCCAGAGCGGCGGCGGTTTCGGAGGTCCTTCGAGTGGTGGCGGTGGTGCCGGCCCGATGGACGATGAGATTCCATTCTAA
- the uvrA gene encoding excinuclease ABC subunit UvrA → MTKPKTPKSDNSWKNDPTKVISVRGAREHNLKGVDLDLPRDRLIVMTGLSGSGKSSLAFDTIYAEGQRRYVESLSAYARQFLEMMQKPDVDQIDGLSPAISIEQKTTSRNPRSTVGTVTEIYDYMRLLFARVGVPYSPATGLPIESQTVSQMVDRVMDLDEGARLYLLAPMVRGRKGEYRKELAELMKKGFQRVKIDGTFYEIADAPALDKKFKHDIDVVVDRIVVRDDIAGRLADSLETALKLADGIAIAEFADQVEENGDPKRLIFSEKFACPVSGFTIPEIEPRLFSFNNPFGACPTCDGLGTTLAFEEDLVVPDHSLSLREGAVLPWAKTGSTSPYYTQTLEALCGHFKVSMATPWKDLPSEVQDAILHGTGKDAIEFVYDDGVRSYRTEKTFEGVIGNIERRWRETESTWVREELSRFQSDHACPACSGFRLKPEALAVKIAGKHIGEITENSIRLASDWFEELPAQLNEKQSEIAGRILKEIRERLKFLNDVGLEYLTLSRASGTLSGGESQRIRLASQIGSGLTGVLYVLDEPSIGLHQRDNARLLETLKHLRDLGNTVIVVEHDEDAVLTADYVVDVGPGAGVHGGQVVAKGTPAEVMANPKSLTGEYLSGTRMISRADGRRKINKKRQLSVKGARGNNLKDVNVDVPLSTFTCVTGVSGGGKSTFLIDTLYKAAARRLNGARDNPAPHDRIEGLEVLDKVIDIDQSPIGRTPRSNPATYTGAFTPIREWFAGMPEAKARGYQPGRFSFNVKGGRCEACQGDGVIKIEMHFLPDVYVTCDVCQGRRYNRETLEVEFKGKSIADVLDMTVEEAAEFFAAVPAVRDKMETLARVGLGYIKVGQQATTLSGGEAQRVKLAKELSKRSTGRTLYILDEPTTGLHFHDVAKLLDVLHELVDQGNTVLVIEHNLEVIKTADWIIDLGPEGGDGGGTIVATGRPEDVAEAEQSYTGQFLRELLQRRPQQTSDAAE, encoded by the coding sequence ATGACCAAGCCCAAGACACCCAAGTCGGACAACAGCTGGAAAAATGACCCGACCAAGGTGATCAGTGTCAGGGGTGCCCGTGAGCACAACCTCAAAGGCGTGGACCTGGACTTGCCTCGCGACCGGCTGATAGTCATGACCGGACTATCGGGATCGGGCAAGTCGTCGCTTGCGTTCGATACGATATATGCCGAAGGGCAGCGGCGCTACGTTGAAAGTCTCTCCGCTTACGCACGTCAGTTCCTGGAAATGATGCAGAAGCCTGACGTGGATCAAATTGACGGTCTTTCGCCTGCCATTTCAATCGAGCAAAAGACAACGAGCCGTAACCCGCGCTCAACCGTAGGCACGGTCACTGAAATTTACGACTACATGCGCCTGTTGTTCGCACGGGTTGGTGTTCCCTATTCGCCGGCGACCGGACTGCCCATCGAAAGTCAAACTGTGAGCCAGATGGTCGACAGGGTCATGGATCTTGACGAAGGCGCAAGGCTTTATCTGCTTGCACCAATGGTGCGCGGCAGAAAGGGCGAATATCGTAAAGAGCTGGCCGAGCTGATGAAAAAGGGCTTCCAGCGCGTCAAGATTGACGGCACCTTCTACGAAATTGCGGATGCTCCGGCGCTCGACAAGAAATTCAAGCATGACATCGATGTTGTCGTGGACCGTATAGTCGTGCGCGATGATATCGCGGGCAGACTTGCTGACTCTCTGGAGACCGCACTGAAACTCGCCGATGGCATCGCAATCGCGGAATTTGCCGATCAGGTTGAAGAAAACGGCGATCCGAAAAGACTGATTTTTTCTGAAAAATTTGCCTGCCCGGTATCCGGTTTCACTATTCCGGAGATAGAGCCGCGGCTCTTTTCCTTTAACAATCCGTTCGGCGCCTGCCCGACGTGTGACGGGCTTGGCACCACTTTGGCGTTCGAGGAAGACCTGGTTGTCCCTGATCATTCCCTCTCGCTACGAGAGGGCGCCGTCTTGCCCTGGGCAAAGACGGGATCGACATCGCCTTATTACACCCAGACGCTTGAGGCTCTTTGCGGACACTTCAAAGTTTCGATGGCAACTCCCTGGAAAGACCTCCCATCTGAGGTGCAGGACGCCATACTGCATGGGACAGGAAAAGACGCGATCGAATTTGTCTATGACGATGGTGTGAGAAGCTATCGGACTGAAAAGACGTTCGAAGGCGTAATCGGTAACATCGAACGACGTTGGCGCGAAACCGAGAGCACATGGGTACGCGAAGAGCTCAGCCGGTTTCAATCAGACCATGCATGCCCGGCATGCAGTGGTTTTCGCCTGAAGCCAGAAGCATTGGCGGTCAAGATTGCCGGAAAACATATCGGTGAAATAACCGAGAATTCTATTCGACTTGCAAGTGACTGGTTTGAAGAGCTTCCTGCGCAACTGAATGAAAAACAAAGCGAAATCGCCGGTCGGATCTTGAAGGAAATCCGCGAGAGACTGAAATTTCTGAATGATGTCGGGTTGGAGTATCTGACACTTTCACGTGCTTCCGGGACCCTTTCCGGTGGCGAGAGCCAGCGTATCCGGCTGGCTTCGCAAATCGGCTCTGGGCTTACGGGTGTTCTTTATGTGCTGGACGAACCCTCAATTGGCCTTCATCAGCGAGACAATGCCAGACTGCTGGAAACGCTGAAGCATCTGCGCGACCTCGGCAACACTGTCATCGTGGTTGAACACGATGAAGACGCTGTCCTTACGGCGGACTATGTTGTCGATGTCGGTCCAGGTGCTGGTGTTCATGGTGGTCAAGTGGTTGCGAAAGGCACCCCTGCCGAAGTCATGGCGAACCCGAAGTCCCTCACCGGTGAGTATTTGTCTGGCACACGCATGATTTCCAGGGCGGATGGACGACGCAAGATAAACAAGAAGCGGCAACTTTCGGTCAAAGGCGCGCGCGGAAACAATCTGAAAGACGTCAATGTGGACGTGCCGCTCAGTACGTTCACTTGCGTCACGGGTGTCTCCGGCGGTGGAAAATCGACCTTCCTGATAGACACCTTATATAAGGCCGCGGCACGTCGACTGAATGGTGCTCGCGACAACCCTGCTCCGCATGACCGGATCGAAGGGCTTGAGGTGCTGGACAAGGTGATCGATATCGATCAGTCCCCAATCGGACGAACGCCAAGATCGAATCCGGCCACCTATACCGGCGCATTCACGCCCATACGGGAATGGTTTGCCGGCATGCCCGAAGCAAAAGCACGTGGCTATCAACCCGGCAGGTTTTCGTTCAACGTCAAGGGCGGTCGCTGTGAAGCCTGTCAGGGCGATGGCGTCATAAAGATTGAGATGCATTTCCTGCCAGATGTCTATGTCACCTGTGACGTTTGCCAAGGCAGACGTTACAACCGCGAAACGCTGGAAGTTGAATTCAAAGGCAAATCCATCGCCGATGTGCTCGATATGACCGTTGAAGAGGCGGCAGAGTTCTTTGCAGCGGTCCCTGCAGTCCGGGACAAGATGGAGACGCTCGCAAGGGTCGGGCTCGGCTATATCAAGGTTGGTCAGCAGGCAACCACGCTCTCTGGAGGCGAAGCGCAGCGGGTCAAGCTCGCGAAAGAACTCTCAAAACGCTCCACGGGCCGCACGCTTTATATATTGGACGAGCCGACAACCGGTCTGCATTTCCATGATGTCGCCAAGCTGCTGGACGTTTTGCATGAGCTGGTCGATCAGGGGAACACGGTTCTCGTAATCGAACACAATCTGGAAGTCATCAAGACGGCAGACTGGATCATAGATCTTGGTCCGGAAGGCGGAGACGGCGGTGGCACAATTGTGGCGACAGGGCGCCCCGAGGACGTGGCAGAAGCTGAACAAAGCTACACCGGTCAGTTTTTGCGCGAATTGTTGCAACGACGTCCGCAGCAAACTTCTGACGCAGCCGAATAA
- a CDS encoding DUF1127 domain-containing protein, with product MFDTVRQKYSNWVSYRRAVDELSRLSNRELTDLGISRSDIKFVARRHYG from the coding sequence ATGTTTGATACTGTGCGACAGAAGTACAGCAACTGGGTGAGCTACCGCCGTGCGGTCGATGAGCTGTCTCGTCTTTCCAATCGCGAACTCACCGACCTCGGCATCAGCCGGAGCGATATTAAATTCGTCGCTCGCCGTCACTACGGCTAA
- a CDS encoding DUF1127 domain-containing protein yields MIDNVVRKYNNWKRFRQTYDELSNLSNRELNDLGIARADISHYARMSAK; encoded by the coding sequence ATGATCGATAACGTTGTTCGCAAATACAACAACTGGAAACGCTTCCGTCAGACATATGACGAGCTGTCCAACCTGAGCAACCGGGAACTGAACGACCTGGGTATTGCTCGCGCAGACATCAGCCACTACGCACGTATGTCCGCGAAATAA
- the trmFO gene encoding methylenetetrahydrofolate--tRNA-(uracil(54)-C(5))-methyltransferase (FADH(2)-oxidizing) TrmFO, with translation MNPIHVIGGGLAGSEAAWQIAQAGIDVILHEMRPVRKTDAHQTDGLAELVCSNSFRSDDNEQNAVGLIHHELRQLGSLIMASADANQVPAGSALAVDREGFSNAVTKALEDHPRITIDRAEVAGLPPEDWDKVIVATGPLTSPALSHSVLDLSGEDALAFFDAIAPIVHFDSVDLSKAWFQSRYDKVGPGGTGKDYLNCPLDKDQYEAFIDALIAGDTADFKEWEANTPYFDGCLPIEVMAARGRETLRHGPMKPMGLTNAHNPDVKAYAVVQLRQDNALGTLYNMVGFQTKLKYGAQAEIFKMIPGLENAQFARLGGLHRNTFLNSPKVLDKSLRLKADPRMRFAGQITGCEGYVESASVGCMAGLFAVRETRGQDILTPPDTTAMGALLGHITGGHISREDGAGKPGSFQPMNVNFGLFPPIEAPTKDEDGKRLKGKDKTRAKKRALTDRAKVDFLAWKSSLDLQQTAAE, from the coding sequence ATGAACCCCATTCATGTAATCGGCGGTGGCCTTGCCGGCTCGGAAGCCGCTTGGCAGATCGCCCAGGCCGGAATTGACGTCATACTGCACGAGATGCGCCCGGTCAGAAAAACAGACGCGCACCAGACGGATGGCTTGGCTGAACTCGTCTGCTCCAACTCTTTCCGGTCCGACGACAACGAACAGAATGCCGTTGGCCTGATACATCATGAACTTCGTCAACTCGGTTCGCTGATCATGGCCTCGGCGGATGCCAATCAAGTGCCTGCAGGCAGCGCACTGGCAGTCGATCGCGAAGGTTTTTCAAACGCGGTGACAAAAGCGCTCGAAGATCACCCAAGAATTACAATCGACCGCGCCGAAGTTGCAGGTCTTCCGCCTGAAGACTGGGACAAGGTAATTGTTGCTACTGGGCCACTCACCTCCCCAGCTCTGTCGCATTCAGTGCTGGACCTGAGCGGCGAAGATGCCCTTGCGTTTTTCGACGCCATTGCACCTATCGTTCACTTTGATTCCGTTGATCTTTCCAAAGCCTGGTTCCAGTCGCGATACGATAAGGTTGGGCCGGGCGGCACGGGCAAAGACTATCTCAACTGCCCGTTGGACAAAGACCAGTACGAAGCGTTCATTGATGCCCTGATTGCCGGGGATACGGCCGATTTCAAGGAGTGGGAAGCCAATACACCCTATTTCGACGGCTGCCTTCCCATCGAGGTAATGGCTGCGCGTGGCCGCGAAACACTTCGACACGGCCCCATGAAACCAATGGGGCTCACCAACGCCCACAATCCTGATGTCAAAGCTTATGCCGTGGTTCAGCTGAGGCAGGATAACGCCCTAGGCACGCTCTACAACATGGTCGGATTCCAGACCAAACTTAAATACGGCGCACAGGCTGAAATTTTCAAAATGATACCCGGCCTTGAAAATGCACAGTTTGCCCGACTGGGCGGCCTGCATCGCAATACCTTTTTGAACTCGCCGAAGGTTCTGGACAAATCCCTACGCCTCAAAGCTGATCCGCGCATGCGGTTTGCCGGCCAGATAACAGGCTGTGAAGGCTATGTTGAATCGGCAAGCGTCGGCTGTATGGCCGGATTGTTTGCAGTTCGAGAGACGCGCGGCCAAGACATTCTCACCCCGCCTGACACCACAGCAATGGGCGCTCTGCTCGGCCACATTACAGGTGGTCATATAAGCCGAGAGGATGGCGCTGGAAAACCTGGTTCATTTCAGCCAATGAATGTCAATTTTGGTCTCTTTCCTCCTATCGAAGCGCCCACAAAGGATGAGGATGGCAAACGCCTGAAAGGAAAAGACAAGACAAGGGCGAAAAAACGAGCCCTGACCGACCGCGCAAAAGTCGACTTTCTTGCCTGGAAATCGAGTTTGGATCTGCAACAAACTGCAGCCGAATAG
- a CDS encoding phytoene/squalene synthase family protein, which translates to MTTDFDHAADIARQFDKDRYLSALLAPEKFRPGLMALYAYSAELARIRELVSEPLPGEVRLQWWRDLLEGTEHGAAASNPVANALLETIAQFQLPRQSLIAMTEARIFDLYNDPMPSLNDLEGYAGETASGLIQLACLVLNDGKDPGTATAAGHAGVAYALTGLMRALPWHAARQQMYLPKDLQERHNLDPATVFKGETTPQLLAVLTELRAHVRHHLERVRAVSGNVPGTCAAAFLPLVLVEPFLQKLEATGFDPLKQSADLSQLKRQWVMWRARRNVFGRL; encoded by the coding sequence ATGACCACTGACTTTGATCACGCGGCCGATATTGCACGCCAATTCGACAAGGATCGTTATTTAAGCGCTCTTCTAGCGCCCGAGAAGTTCCGCCCGGGTCTCATGGCGCTTTATGCCTACAGTGCCGAACTTGCTCGAATTCGTGAATTGGTATCTGAACCATTGCCGGGGGAAGTTCGGCTGCAATGGTGGCGCGATCTTCTTGAAGGCACAGAACATGGGGCGGCCGCCTCTAATCCGGTTGCGAATGCTCTACTGGAAACGATTGCTCAGTTTCAATTGCCCAGGCAAAGTCTGATCGCCATGACCGAGGCGCGAATATTCGACCTCTACAACGATCCGATGCCATCTCTGAATGATCTAGAAGGATACGCAGGCGAGACCGCCTCTGGTCTCATTCAATTGGCGTGCTTGGTCCTCAACGACGGCAAGGATCCTGGCACAGCGACGGCAGCGGGTCATGCCGGGGTTGCTTATGCTTTGACCGGCTTGATGCGAGCATTGCCCTGGCACGCGGCCCGACAGCAAATGTATCTGCCGAAGGACTTGCAGGAACGCCACAATCTGGATCCGGCAACTGTATTCAAAGGTGAGACCACACCTCAACTGCTCGCGGTTCTAACCGAACTTCGTGCCCATGTGCGTCATCATCTCGAGCGGGTGAGGGCAGTATCCGGAAATGTGCCTGGCACCTGCGCTGCGGCTTTCCTTCCACTTGTGTTGGTCGAGCCCTTTTTGCAGAAATTGGAGGCAACCGGTTTTGACCCGCTTAAGCAAAGCGCAGACTTGTCGCAATTGAAGCGTCAATGGGTCATGTGGCGCGCCAGACGAAACGTATTTGGAAGGCTTTAA
- a CDS encoding Mth938-like domain-containing protein: MEIRDAHFPGRAPLDAYGEGGFRFAEMSHRGSLLCVPSGIYGWDVSAPENFSQNAFEKVFQEQEDIEVLLVGTGTELRLLPQDLKTLFREAGILADPMSTGAAVRTFNVLLSEDRAVAAALLAVD, encoded by the coding sequence GTGGAAATCCGGGACGCGCATTTTCCGGGGCGAGCGCCGCTGGATGCCTATGGCGAAGGCGGCTTTCGTTTTGCCGAGATGTCTCATCGCGGATCGCTGCTGTGCGTCCCTAGCGGGATTTACGGCTGGGATGTCAGCGCACCCGAGAACTTCTCTCAAAATGCGTTTGAGAAGGTTTTCCAGGAACAGGAGGACATTGAGGTCTTGCTGGTCGGTACGGGGACAGAGCTGCGCCTCTTGCCGCAAGATCTCAAGACTTTGTTTCGCGAGGCAGGTATTCTGGCGGACCCAATGTCGACCGGTGCAGCCGTACGCACATTCAATGTTCTTTTGTCGGAAGACAGGGCTGTTGCCGCGGCCCTTCTGGCGGTGGACTGA
- the secF gene encoding protein translocase subunit SecF — translation MLLRLVPDNTNIKFMWLRKASFPLSIVLVIASLAGFFLVGMNYGIDFKGGTIIEIKTDGPADIGAIRSELGELNLGDVQVQEFGASDDILIRVEEQPGGELAQQSVVQRIRTIFEDDNVDFRRVEVVGPRVSGELAQAGAIAVIASLLAIMFYIWFRFEWHFAIGAILTTANDVVITIGLFVLLQLDFSLSSIAAVLTIIGYSLNDTVVVYDRIRENLRKYKKRPLADILDQSINETLSRTTMTSVTTLLALISLYVFGGEVIQSFTLAMIFGIVIGTYSSIFLAAPFLILLNLRPDAMSSKDDDGKKGSDAEATA, via the coding sequence ATGTTGCTGAGACTTGTTCCGGACAACACCAACATCAAGTTCATGTGGCTGCGGAAAGCCAGTTTTCCGCTGTCCATCGTCCTCGTCATCGCCTCGCTGGCAGGATTTTTCCTCGTCGGTATGAACTACGGCATCGACTTCAAGGGCGGAACGATCATCGAGATCAAGACCGATGGTCCGGCTGATATCGGTGCCATTCGTTCCGAATTGGGTGAACTCAATCTGGGTGACGTCCAAGTCCAGGAGTTCGGTGCATCCGACGACATCCTGATCCGTGTCGAGGAACAGCCTGGCGGAGAACTGGCGCAGCAATCGGTCGTCCAGCGCATCCGTACCATTTTTGAAGACGACAATGTCGACTTCCGCCGTGTGGAAGTTGTGGGGCCGCGCGTTTCCGGAGAACTGGCGCAGGCGGGCGCGATCGCGGTGATCGCTTCCTTGTTGGCCATAATGTTCTATATCTGGTTCCGCTTCGAATGGCATTTCGCCATAGGTGCAATCCTGACAACTGCCAATGACGTGGTGATTACCATTGGCTTATTCGTGCTGCTTCAGCTGGATTTCTCGTTGTCGAGTATCGCGGCGGTTCTAACCATTATCGGCTATTCGCTCAACGATACCGTTGTGGTCTATGACCGGATTCGTGAAAATCTTCGAAAATACAAGAAGCGTCCGTTGGCCGATATTCTTGATCAGTCCATCAACGAAACATTGTCGAGGACGACCATGACGTCCGTGACGACTCTTTTGGCACTGATTTCACTCTATGTCTTTGGCGGTGAGGTCATCCAATCCTTCACGCTTGCCATGATTTTCGGCATTGTTATCGGCACCTATTCGTCCATCTTCCTGGCAGCACCATTCCTGATCCTGCTGAACCTGCGACCAGACGCAATGTCGTCGAAGGATGATGATGGCAAGAAGGGATCGGATGCCGAGGCGACTGCATAG
- the secD gene encoding protein translocase subunit SecD, producing the protein MLYFARWKIALIVIVVAAGILTTLPNFFSQKQLESWPDFLPKSQMVLGLDLRGGAYLLYEVDQQDYIQKRMKALVSDIRATLRENPRIGYTGLGVQGETAQVRIRDLTRLGEAEERLEPLVNPLVSNLFGGQPVNEFAMAVSDDGLVRFTYTEQGLEDRLTNIVQQSIEVIRRRVDELGTTEPSIQRQGADRILVEAPGEDDPERLKDVIGTTAQLTFHMVDTSMSGDQALQNRPPVGTIVLMSVDDPPIPYLLEEVPLLAGEDLVDAQVSFDQRNNEPVVNFRFNQSGAREFARISTQNVNRAFAIVLDNEVISAPVIREPITGGSGQISGNFTVDSANNLAVLLRAGALPAQLTVIEERSIGPGLGADSVEAGRIASIIAGAAVIIFMILAYGRFGVIADLALTANIFLIFGALTFLQATLTLPGIAGIVLTIGMAVDANVLIFERIREESRAGRSVISAIDAGYSRALGTILDANITTLIAAVILFQLGSGPVRGFAVTLAIGIFTTVFSAFTFSRLLVALWIRQRRPSKLPI; encoded by the coding sequence ATGCTCTATTTCGCTCGCTGGAAAATCGCGCTGATCGTGATTGTGGTTGCTGCAGGCATCCTGACCACGCTGCCGAATTTCTTTTCCCAAAAACAGCTTGAAAGCTGGCCAGATTTCCTGCCGAAGAGCCAAATGGTTCTGGGGCTTGATCTTCGAGGGGGCGCGTATCTCCTCTATGAAGTCGATCAGCAGGATTACATCCAAAAGCGCATGAAGGCGCTTGTCAGCGATATCCGGGCAACGTTGCGGGAAAATCCCAGAATTGGCTACACCGGACTTGGTGTGCAAGGGGAGACGGCCCAGGTTCGTATTCGCGACCTGACCCGGCTCGGCGAGGCGGAAGAGCGGCTTGAACCGCTGGTCAACCCGCTCGTATCCAACCTGTTCGGCGGTCAACCGGTCAATGAATTTGCGATGGCGGTTTCTGACGACGGCCTTGTTCGGTTCACTTACACCGAACAAGGGCTGGAAGATCGCCTGACCAACATTGTTCAACAGTCGATTGAGGTCATTCGACGCCGCGTTGATGAACTGGGAACGACCGAACCCAGCATCCAGAGACAAGGCGCAGACCGAATTCTGGTCGAAGCGCCTGGCGAAGATGATCCGGAACGCCTGAAAGACGTGATCGGAACGACTGCGCAGCTGACGTTCCACATGGTCGACACTTCCATGTCCGGTGATCAGGCGCTTCAGAACCGCCCTCCGGTTGGAACTATTGTGCTGATGTCGGTGGACGATCCGCCGATACCGTATTTGCTGGAAGAAGTGCCACTTCTCGCTGGTGAGGATCTGGTCGATGCGCAGGTCAGCTTCGACCAACGCAACAACGAACCCGTGGTCAACTTCCGGTTCAACCAATCCGGTGCGCGTGAATTTGCCCGTATTTCGACGCAGAATGTGAACAGGGCGTTCGCAATCGTGCTTGACAACGAAGTCATCTCAGCACCGGTCATTCGAGAGCCGATCACCGGAGGTTCTGGACAGATTTCCGGCAACTTTACCGTCGATAGTGCCAACAACCTCGCAGTTCTGCTGCGTGCGGGTGCACTTCCGGCTCAGTTGACAGTCATCGAGGAACGCTCGATTGGTCCAGGACTTGGTGCGGATTCAGTTGAAGCTGGCCGGATCGCCTCGATCATCGCAGGCGCTGCCGTGATCATCTTCATGATCCTGGCGTATGGCCGGTTCGGCGTAATCGCCGACCTCGCTCTGACGGCCAATATATTCCTGATTTTCGGTGCGCTCACATTTCTTCAGGCAACGCTGACCCTTCCGGGTATTGCAGGGATCGTATTGACAATCGGTATGGCGGTGGATGCCAACGTGCTGATTTTTGAGCGAATACGAGAGGAATCAAGAGCTGGGCGATCCGTCATATCAGCCATTGATGCCGGTTACAGTCGGGCTCTGGGCACAATTCTTGACGCCAACATCACCACACTTATCGCAGCTGTCATCCTGTTCCAGCTTGGGTCGGGACCAGTACGCGGTTTCGCGGTGACGCTTGCGATCGGGATTTTCACGACTGTCTTCTCAGCCTTCACCTTCAGTCGGCTATTGGTGGCTCTTTGGATCCGCCAGCGTCGTCCGTCGAAATTGCCGATCTGA
- the yajC gene encoding preprotein translocase subunit YajC, producing the protein MFITPAYAQTAGAGGMESLLYGPIPMMVALFAIMYFLIIRPQRQRMKQHQELVSNLRRGDTVVTSGGLIGKVAKVVDDGEIQLELSEGVKVRVVRGMVQEVRSKTEPVKDNG; encoded by the coding sequence ATGTTCATCACCCCAGCCTATGCGCAGACCGCCGGAGCAGGTGGAATGGAATCCCTTCTTTACGGTCCGATTCCAATGATGGTCGCGCTGTTTGCGATCATGTATTTTCTGATTATTCGCCCACAACGGCAACGTATGAAACAGCACCAGGAATTGGTTTCGAACCTGCGTCGTGGCGACACGGTCGTTACTTCCGGTGGTTTGATCGGCAAAGTGGCAAAGGTCGTTGATGATGGCGAAATTCAGCTGGAACTGTCTGAAGGTGTGAAAGTGCGCGTTGTTCGCGGCATGGTTCAGGAAGTCCGCTCAAAGACTGAGCCTGTCAAAGACAACGGCTAA
- a CDS encoding ATP-binding protein, which yields MSTQNDIAALNAKLDSLIELVARAVPAKASRPDWNSADAFVWVPEPGELQAVKKVNRVDIALLCAVSHVRDLLLENTKRFAKGLPANNALLWGARGMGKSSLVKAAHASVNAENGSSSLKLIEIHREDIESLPKLMTEIRKSSLRFIVFCDDLSFDNDDTSYKSLKAVLEGGIEGRPDNVIFYATSNRRHLLPRDMIENERSTAINPAEAVEEKVSLSDRFGLWLGFHKCSQDDYLDMVRGYATHFGLQIDEDRMRSEALEWATTRGSRSGRVAYQFIQDLAGRLGKPLS from the coding sequence ATGAGCACGCAAAACGACATCGCTGCACTTAACGCCAAACTCGATTCCCTTATCGAGCTTGTTGCCAGAGCAGTCCCGGCTAAAGCCAGCCGACCAGATTGGAACTCCGCCGATGCGTTTGTCTGGGTTCCCGAACCAGGCGAGCTGCAAGCTGTGAAGAAGGTTAATCGAGTCGATATCGCACTTCTTTGCGCCGTTTCACATGTCCGTGACCTGCTGTTGGAAAATACAAAACGTTTCGCGAAGGGGCTGCCGGCCAACAATGCATTGCTTTGGGGTGCACGGGGCATGGGAAAGTCTTCGCTGGTCAAGGCTGCGCATGCGTCGGTCAACGCTGAAAACGGTTCGTCATCTTTGAAACTGATAGAAATTCATCGAGAAGATATTGAATCGCTTCCCAAACTTATGACTGAGATCCGAAAGTCCTCGCTCAGGTTCATAGTCTTTTGCGACGATCTGAGTTTCGACAATGACGACACGTCCTACAAATCGCTGAAAGCCGTTCTGGAAGGCGGGATTGAAGGCCGGCCTGACAACGTGATTTTCTACGCCACGTCCAATCGCCGGCATCTGCTCCCACGTGACATGATCGAAAACGAACGATCTACAGCTATCAATCCGGCAGAAGCAGTCGAAGAAAAAGTATCGCTCTCGGACCGGTTCGGTCTCTGGCTTGGTTTTCACAAATGCAGCCAGGACGACTATTTGGACATGGTGCGTGGCTATGCGACCCACTTTGGACTGCAAATCGATGAGGATCGAATGCGTTCAGAGGCTCTAGAATGGGCAACCACGCGTGGTAGCCGCTCCGGTCGCGTCGCATATCAGTTCATACAAGACCTGGCCGGACGGCTCGGAAAGCCGCTTAGCTGA